In a single window of the Flavivirga spongiicola genome:
- the typA gene encoding translational GTPase TypA: MANIKNIAIIAHVDHGKTTLVDKIMYHCQLFRENENTGDLILDNNDLERERGITITSKNVSVIYKDTKINIIDTPGHADFGGEVERVLNMADGVLLLVDAFEGPMPQTRFVLQKAIDLGLKPCVVVNKVDKENCTPDEVHEKVFDLMFELGAEEWQLDFPTVYGSAKNNWMSDDWQNETENIEPLLDMVINHIPEPKIEEGSTQMLITSLDFSSFTGRIAIGRLTRGELKVGQNISLVKRDGSIVKSKIKELHTFEGLGRKKVEEVQAGDICAIVGLEGFEIGDTVADWETPEGLKTIAIDEPTMSMLFTINDSPFFGKDGKYVTSRHIKDRLTKELEKNLALRVEETDSADKFMVFGRGVLHLSVLIETMRREGYELQIGQPQVIIKEVDGVKCEPVEEMTIDLPEEVSGKAIEMVSLRKGEMLSMEAKGDRMVCEFIVPSRGIIGLRNQLLTATAGEAIMAHRFKEYQPLKGGIPERQNGSLVSMEKGQAIPYSIDKLQDRGKFFVDPGEDIYEGQVIGENSRGDDMTVNVTKTKKLSNVRSSGADDKAKIVPAIKFSLEEALEYIQKDEYVEVTPNHLRLRKVYLTEVERKRNKTI; this comes from the coding sequence ATGGCTAATATTAAAAACATTGCAATTATTGCTCACGTAGATCATGGTAAAACTACTTTGGTTGATAAGATTATGTACCACTGTCAGTTATTTCGTGAGAATGAAAATACAGGTGATTTAATTCTTGATAATAATGATTTGGAGCGAGAAAGAGGTATTACAATTACTTCTAAAAACGTTTCTGTAATTTATAAAGACACAAAGATTAATATTATTGATACACCTGGTCACGCCGATTTTGGAGGTGAAGTAGAGCGTGTATTAAATATGGCTGATGGCGTTTTACTATTAGTTGATGCTTTTGAAGGCCCCATGCCACAAACACGTTTTGTATTACAAAAAGCCATTGATTTAGGTTTAAAGCCTTGTGTGGTTGTGAATAAAGTTGATAAAGAAAATTGTACGCCTGATGAGGTACATGAAAAAGTTTTTGACTTGATGTTTGAATTGGGAGCAGAAGAATGGCAATTAGATTTTCCTACAGTTTATGGTTCTGCAAAGAACAACTGGATGAGTGATGATTGGCAAAATGAGACTGAAAATATAGAGCCATTATTGGATATGGTTATAAATCATATTCCTGAACCAAAAATTGAAGAAGGTAGCACTCAAATGTTAATCACATCTTTAGATTTTTCATCTTTTACAGGAAGAATTGCTATAGGTCGTTTAACTCGTGGTGAATTAAAAGTTGGACAAAATATATCTTTAGTAAAACGTGATGGAAGTATTGTTAAGTCTAAAATAAAAGAGCTACATACTTTTGAAGGTTTGGGGCGTAAAAAGGTAGAAGAAGTACAGGCAGGAGATATTTGTGCTATTGTTGGGTTAGAAGGTTTTGAGATTGGCGATACGGTTGCAGATTGGGAAACACCTGAAGGTTTAAAAACCATTGCTATTGATGAGCCAACCATGAGCATGTTGTTTACTATTAACGATTCGCCTTTCTTTGGTAAAGATGGAAAATATGTTACATCTCGTCATATAAAAGATCGTTTAACAAAAGAGCTTGAAAAGAATTTAGCATTACGTGTTGAAGAAACTGATAGTGCAGATAAATTTATGGTATTTGGTCGTGGTGTATTACACTTATCGGTTTTAATAGAAACGATGCGTCGTGAAGGTTACGAATTACAAATTGGTCAACCACAAGTAATCATAAAAGAAGTTGATGGTGTAAAATGTGAACCAGTAGAAGAGATGACTATTGATTTACCAGAAGAAGTTTCTGGAAAAGCTATTGAAATGGTTTCTTTAAGAAAAGGTGAAATGCTTAGTATGGAAGCAAAAGGAGATCGTATGGTTTGTGAATTTATAGTACCTTCCAGAGGTATCATAGGCTTAAGAAACCAATTGTTAACAGCTACTGCTGGTGAAGCGATTATGGCACACCGTTTTAAAGAATATCAACCATTAAAGGGGGGGATTCCAGAGCGTCAAAATGGTTCTTTGGTATCTATGGAAAAAGGACAAGCTATTCCGTATTCTATTGATAAACTACAGGATAGAGGTAAATTTTTTGTTGACCCAGGTGAAGATATTTACGAGGGTCAGGTTATTGGAGAAAATTCTCGTGGTGATGATATGACGGTAAACGTAACAAAAACGAAAAAACTTAGTAATGTGCGTTCTTCTGGAGCAGATGATAAAGCTAAAATTGTACCTGCAATTAAGTTTTCATTAGAAGAGGCTTTAGAATATATTCAAAAGGATGAATACGTTGAGGTGACACCAAACCATTTAAGATTGCGTAAAGTCTATTTAACAGAAGTAGAACGTAAACGAAATAAAACGATATAA
- a CDS encoding uroporphyrinogen decarboxylase, with the protein MEFFGISSVEWVGYVAMATVLISFLMKSVNKLRIVNSFGCLLFVFYGILLDPFSMPIIITNTAILCINLYYLLQKKKL; encoded by the coding sequence ATGGAATTCTTTGGAATTTCTAGTGTTGAATGGGTTGGATATGTTGCTATGGCGACTGTTTTAATTTCATTCTTAATGAAATCGGTTAATAAATTACGAATAGTAAACTCCTTTGGATGTTTACTATTTGTGTTTTATGGCATTTTGTTAGATCCTTTTTCAATGCCAATTATAATAACAAATACAGCTATACTTTGTATTAATTTATATTATTTATTGCAAAAGAAAAAGCTGTAG
- a CDS encoding O-antigen translocase: MKKLIDYINSKVLVKVTSLQTASVLTRIIAGLLTSKAIAVFIGPGGLALIGNLQNFVSSFQTVAILGFYNGAVKYISDFKDDVIALSKVISTIFYVAFVSTILVSLFCYFNAGLINDLIFPDYNNYTYVIQIFAIALPFYALNMFSFSIMNGFSKYKILIIINIIGQILSVSVALLLIYQKNIDGALVSVVIAEALIFLITLVGIINRRSLTPLIRVDRIDYGIIKKMSSYSLMALFTAVFLPLVAIAIRSYIIDNIGYKDAGFWEAMTRISKYYLMLVSSLVALYILPRFSEIDDAKEFKKEVFSFYKTVIPILAIGLFIVYLLKPYIVSTIFSSEFEPVEDLFLWQLLGDFVKILSIVIAYQFLAKKMFWHYILTEAFLIITLYTTSIYFIDLFDGVKGAVVAHFVSYVMYYGIILLIFGSSLFRVETEKNV, encoded by the coding sequence TTGAAAAAATTAATTGATTATATAAATAGTAAGGTTTTAGTTAAGGTTACTTCGTTGCAAACAGCTTCAGTATTAACACGAATAATAGCAGGATTATTAACTTCAAAAGCTATCGCTGTTTTTATTGGCCCTGGAGGGCTAGCACTAATTGGAAATTTACAAAATTTTGTTAGCTCTTTCCAAACGGTTGCTATACTTGGTTTTTATAATGGTGCAGTAAAATATATTTCAGACTTTAAAGACGATGTTATAGCTCTTAGTAAAGTGATATCGACCATATTTTATGTGGCTTTTGTGTCTACTATTTTAGTGTCGCTTTTCTGTTATTTTAATGCAGGACTAATAAACGATCTCATTTTCCCTGATTATAATAACTATACTTATGTCATTCAAATATTTGCTATAGCACTCCCTTTTTATGCTTTAAACATGTTTTCATTTTCTATAATGAATGGTTTTTCCAAGTATAAAATACTAATTATTATTAATATAATTGGACAGATACTAAGTGTTTCTGTCGCTTTACTTTTAATTTATCAAAAAAACATTGATGGCGCTTTAGTGTCAGTAGTTATTGCCGAGGCTCTAATATTTTTAATCACTTTGGTTGGTATCATTAACAGACGTAGTTTAACACCGCTTATAAGAGTTGATAGGATAGATTATGGGATTATAAAAAAAATGAGCTCTTACTCATTAATGGCTCTTTTTACAGCTGTTTTTCTACCTTTAGTTGCTATTGCTATTAGATCCTATATTATAGACAATATTGGTTATAAAGATGCGGGTTTTTGGGAAGCTATGACAAGAATATCTAAGTATTATTTAATGCTGGTTAGTTCACTAGTAGCATTATATATTTTACCTCGATTTTCAGAGATTGATGATGCTAAAGAATTTAAAAAGGAGGTGTTTAGCTTTTACAAAACCGTCATACCTATTTTAGCTATTGGTTTGTTTATTGTATATTTATTGAAACCATACATAGTCTCTACCATCTTTTCTAGTGAGTTTGAACCTGTTGAAGACTTGTTTTTATGGCAACTATTAGGGGATTTTGTTAAAATTTTGTCTATTGTTATTGCTTACCAGTTTTTAGCAAAAAAAATGTTTTGGCACTATATTTTAACTGAAGCTTTTTTAATAATAACTTTGTACACTACCAGTATTTATTTTATAGATTTATTTGATGGTGTTAAAGGTGCAGTCGTTGCGCATTTTGTAAGTTATGTTATGTATTATGGTATTATTTTGCTGATATTTGGGAGCTCTCTTTTTAGAGTTGAGACAGAGAAGAACGTATAG
- a CDS encoding GNAT family N-acetyltransferase, with protein sequence MRNYKVVKYSSLHYKEWNAFVLNAKNATFLFHRNFIEYHQDRFEDYSLMVYSNKKLMLILPANIEGQVLYSHQGLSYGSLVLPNKIAFQNVLEGVHALLKFLSNNNINVFVFKQIPKIYNLRPSDEMEYFLFILKAKLFRKDVSMTIPLANKLEFSSLRKRQLKLAMNSGLNFVLNGDMTSFWNEILTPNLKEKHGVKPVHTLSEIMKLREMFPNNIKQYNVYYKDELLAGCTVFETKCVAHAQYMSTRNNNKGALDYLINQLISNVYKDKDYFDFGMSNENQGMNINEGLLQWKQSFGASSVIHDFYQIDVANYTLLKEILI encoded by the coding sequence ATGAGAAATTATAAGGTAGTTAAATATTCTTCTTTGCACTATAAGGAATGGAATGCTTTTGTATTGAACGCAAAAAATGCCACTTTTTTATTTCATAGGAATTTTATAGAATATCATCAGGATAGATTTGAAGACTATTCGTTAATGGTATATAGCAATAAAAAATTAATGCTTATTCTTCCTGCTAACATAGAAGGTCAAGTTTTATATTCTCATCAAGGATTAAGTTATGGAAGTTTAGTGTTGCCAAATAAGATTGCTTTTCAAAATGTTTTAGAAGGTGTTCATGCGCTTTTAAAATTCCTTTCCAATAACAATATCAATGTATTTGTTTTTAAACAAATACCTAAAATTTATAATCTTAGGCCATCTGACGAGATGGAATATTTTCTATTCATTTTAAAAGCGAAGTTATTTAGAAAAGATGTTTCTATGACGATACCATTAGCGAATAAATTAGAGTTTTCAAGTTTACGTAAACGGCAATTAAAATTAGCAATGAACTCAGGATTGAATTTTGTGTTAAATGGAGATATGACTTCTTTTTGGAACGAAATTTTAACCCCTAATTTAAAGGAAAAGCATGGTGTGAAACCTGTTCATACACTATCTGAGATTATGAAATTGCGTGAAATGTTTCCAAATAACATTAAACAATATAATGTATATTATAAGGATGAGTTACTGGCTGGATGCACTGTTTTTGAGACCAAATGTGTAGCTCATGCTCAATATATGTCAACAAGAAATAACAACAAAGGAGCTTTAGATTATCTAATAAATCAACTAATTTCTAACGTATATAAAGATAAAGACTATTTTGATTTTGGAATGTCAAATGAAAATCAAGGTATGAATATTAATGAAGGTTTGTTGCAATGGAAACAAAGTTTTGGAGCTTCATCAGTGATTCACGATTTTTATCAAATAGATGTAGCTAATTATACACTGCTAAAAGAAATATTGATATGA
- a CDS encoding DegT/DnrJ/EryC1/StrS family aminotransferase: MIKFLDLKLVNKDYEIELKKAFEGFLNSGHYILGEQVSLFENEFSSYCGTKYCIGVSSGLDALQLIFEAYKVIGLLSIGDEVLVPANTYIASVLAISNTGLKPVLIEPCPKTYNIDITKIEASINSKTKAILGVHLYGHLYDVTRLENISKQYNLLLVEDAAQAHGAVCSDGRLAGNLSNVAAFSFYPTKNLGALGDAGAITTNNEELADAIFKLRNYGRISTYKNDLKGYNCRLDELQATFLRIKLKYLDSDNDKRRDIAKCYLGNINSDHVILPFIENINQHVFHLFVIRSKKRDQLKNYLYENGVETLIHYPIAVHRQPAYKEWVDLKMPITDQIHNEVLSLPLYSTMVKKQVMEIAHLINCFKG, translated from the coding sequence ATGATCAAATTTCTAGATTTAAAGTTGGTCAATAAGGATTATGAAATCGAATTAAAAAAGGCTTTTGAAGGTTTTTTGAATTCAGGACATTATATTTTAGGAGAACAGGTTTCTTTATTTGAAAATGAATTTTCTTCATATTGCGGTACAAAATATTGTATTGGTGTAAGTAGTGGTCTTGATGCCCTTCAATTAATTTTTGAGGCATATAAAGTAATAGGACTATTATCAATTGGAGACGAGGTTCTTGTTCCTGCAAATACATATATAGCGTCTGTTTTGGCAATTAGTAATACTGGTTTAAAACCTGTTTTGATAGAACCATGTCCTAAAACATATAATATAGATATTACAAAAATAGAAGCTTCTATTAACTCTAAAACAAAAGCCATTTTGGGAGTACATTTATATGGACATTTATATGATGTTACAAGGCTGGAAAATATTTCTAAACAGTATAATTTATTATTGGTTGAAGATGCTGCACAAGCACATGGAGCTGTATGTTCGGATGGTCGTTTAGCAGGAAATCTTTCCAATGTGGCAGCATTTAGTTTCTATCCAACAAAAAATCTGGGAGCTTTAGGAGATGCCGGAGCTATAACAACTAATAATGAAGAGCTGGCCGATGCTATTTTTAAATTAAGAAATTATGGGAGAATATCTACTTATAAAAATGATTTAAAAGGGTATAATTGTAGGTTAGATGAGTTACAAGCTACTTTTTTAAGAATAAAGTTAAAATATTTAGATTCAGATAATGATAAAAGAAGAGACATTGCTAAATGTTACCTTGGCAATATCAATTCAGACCATGTTATACTACCATTTATAGAGAATATAAATCAGCATGTTTTTCATCTTTTTGTTATTAGAAGTAAAAAAAGAGATCAGCTCAAAAATTATTTATATGAAAATGGCGTGGAAACGTTGATTCATTACCCAATAGCTGTACACAGACAACCAGCTTATAAAGAATGGGTAGATTTAAAGATGCCAATTACAGATCAAATTCATAATGAAGTTTTAAGTTTACCTCTATACTCTACCATGGTTAAAAAACAAGTTATGGAAATTGCTCATTTGATTAATTGTTTTAAGGGTTAA
- a CDS encoding O-antigen translocase has protein sequence MNLYKTSIFSGISTIISLVTRLITNKIIAVYLGTNGLFLLGQLKDFLRIAQEISILGISNGIVKYTANHKNNETLLKEFLSTGFKTHVYFSVLVLFLTIIFNKSLSYYLFNDYQYSTFLIITAFSVASISIHTFLMSVLNGLGNIKLYVAINIIATLSSAVILIILTLNFKLLGAFYAVTISQFLTFFISLLLIIIIKPFNFKLITHSFEKEKFKKLSRFSVMSIVGTTSLISATLFVRHFLSIEIDENHAGAWEGMWRISAVYLLFFTTTFSFYLLPTFSNLNGKALKKEVFKIWLSILPILLVSAFVIFLVKDWLIILLFSKKFLLINSLIIFQLLGDTIKINCWVLGNILISKARTKTFIFFQIEWALIFSILTYILVKYYGFSGVAIAYFLAYLIHFILLNLFFKNLLWKKTNLSTF, from the coding sequence ATGAATCTTTATAAGACTTCTATTTTTTCAGGAATTAGTACTATAATATCTTTAGTTACTAGATTAATAACTAATAAAATTATTGCCGTTTATTTAGGGACTAATGGCCTATTTTTGCTAGGGCAGCTTAAAGATTTTTTAAGAATAGCTCAAGAAATTAGTATTTTAGGTATAAGCAACGGTATAGTAAAATATACGGCCAATCATAAAAATAATGAAACTTTATTAAAAGAATTTTTAAGTACCGGGTTTAAAACACATGTATACTTTTCCGTCTTAGTGCTATTTTTAACTATCATTTTCAATAAAAGTTTATCATATTATTTATTTAATGATTATCAATATTCAACATTCTTAATTATAACAGCATTTTCAGTAGCTAGTATTTCTATTCATACTTTTTTAATGTCTGTATTAAATGGTTTAGGAAACATTAAATTATATGTTGCAATCAATATCATTGCAACGCTAAGTTCTGCAGTTATCTTAATTATTTTAACTCTAAATTTTAAACTATTAGGTGCTTTTTATGCAGTTACAATTAGTCAATTCCTAACTTTTTTTATATCATTATTATTAATTATCATTATAAAACCATTCAACTTTAAATTAATTACACACTCTTTTGAAAAAGAAAAATTCAAAAAATTATCACGGTTTTCCGTTATGTCTATCGTTGGTACTACAAGTTTAATTTCTGCCACTTTATTTGTACGTCATTTTTTATCGATAGAAATAGATGAAAATCATGCCGGAGCTTGGGAAGGTATGTGGCGAATTTCGGCAGTTTATCTCTTGTTTTTCACTACTACTTTCAGTTTTTATTTATTGCCTACTTTTTCAAACCTAAATGGTAAAGCACTAAAAAAAGAAGTGTTTAAAATTTGGCTTTCTATCTTACCAATACTATTAGTATCAGCATTTGTAATTTTTTTGGTAAAAGATTGGCTTATTATTCTGTTGTTTAGCAAAAAATTCTTGTTAATTAATTCTTTAATTATTTTTCAATTATTAGGAGACACCATAAAAATTAATTGTTGGGTATTAGGAAATATTTTAATTTCCAAAGCTAGAACTAAGACGTTTATATTTTTTCAGATAGAATGGGCTTTAATTTTTAGTATACTCACCTATATTTTAGTGAAATATTATGGGTTTAGCGGTGTAGCCATAGCATATTTTCTAGCTTACCTAATTCATTTTATTTTATTAAACTTATTCTTTAAAAACTTATTATGGAAAAAGACAAACTTGTCTACCTTTTAA
- a CDS encoding sulfotransferase domain-containing protein, whose product MNHFCPNLFIPGAAKSGTSTLHSLLDLHPDICMSKQKEPVYWDSPEFNNFNLKKKKWYSNQFYNKKAIFFGESTTSYMFFPNYIINLKAHYKAPPKFIFILRNPIDRCYSHYWWIVGLGLEKRKLAQAIDQDLSRTLKPYNYFPDYYYHFSLYGKWLIPFFENFDKKNIKIITLENLKHRRLETLNECFMFLGLKELDEIPKIILNKTSKLKYPRLYHFNLKILKGKFTNIIKFFIPNQIKDKLKSLEFLKNKKPFNYPKISKEERLTLQLLFQEDVKALKKLTGLNFEEWTDFKN is encoded by the coding sequence ATGAACCATTTTTGTCCAAACTTATTTATTCCTGGAGCTGCTAAATCTGGCACATCTACATTACATAGTCTGCTAGATCTGCACCCCGATATATGCATGTCTAAACAAAAAGAGCCGGTTTATTGGGATAGCCCAGAATTTAACAATTTTAATTTGAAGAAAAAAAAATGGTATTCAAATCAATTTTACAATAAAAAAGCTATTTTTTTTGGAGAATCCACTACATCATATATGTTTTTCCCTAACTATATAATTAATCTTAAAGCACATTATAAAGCTCCTCCTAAATTCATTTTTATATTAAGAAACCCTATAGACAGATGTTACTCACATTATTGGTGGATTGTTGGATTAGGTTTAGAAAAGCGAAAATTAGCACAGGCTATCGATCAAGATTTAAGCCGTACCCTTAAACCTTATAATTATTTTCCAGATTATTATTATCACTTTAGCTTATACGGGAAATGGTTAATTCCTTTTTTTGAGAATTTTGATAAAAAAAACATTAAAATTATCACTTTAGAAAATTTAAAGCATAGACGTCTTGAAACACTTAACGAATGTTTCATGTTTTTAGGACTGAAAGAATTAGATGAAATTCCAAAAATTATTCTGAATAAGACATCTAAACTAAAATACCCAAGGTTATATCATTTTAACTTGAAAATATTAAAGGGTAAATTCACTAACATTATTAAATTTTTTATTCCCAATCAAATTAAAGACAAACTTAAAAGCTTAGAGTTTTTAAAAAATAAGAAGCCTTTTAATTATCCAAAAATATCAAAAGAAGAAAGATTAACACTTCAATTACTTTTTCAGGAAGATGTTAAAGCTCTTAAAAAGCTTACTGGATTAAACTTTGAAGAATGGACTGACTTTAAAAACTAA
- a CDS encoding sugar 3,4-ketoisomerase, whose translation MTKACVDNIKVLIIPKIKDPRGNLAVIEKDIVPFKIKRVYYLFDIPSGSYRGGHAHKELSQFVIALSGSFEVVLKDREKTKRVILNSPTKGLLITPGIWRELENFSSGAVCLVVASDIYKEEDYIRDFKEFVDYNK comes from the coding sequence ATGACAAAAGCATGTGTAGATAATATAAAAGTTTTAATTATTCCTAAGATTAAAGACCCCAGAGGAAACCTTGCAGTAATAGAAAAAGATATTGTTCCTTTTAAGATTAAACGAGTATATTATCTTTTTGATATACCTAGTGGATCATACAGGGGGGGGCATGCACATAAGGAATTAAGTCAATTTGTTATTGCATTGAGTGGAAGTTTTGAAGTGGTTTTAAAAGATAGAGAGAAAACAAAAAGAGTAATACTTAATAGTCCTACCAAAGGGTTGTTAATTACACCTGGTATTTGGAGGGAACTTGAAAACTTTTCATCAGGTGCAGTCTGTTTAGTCGTGGCCTCAGATATTTATAAAGAAGAAGATTATATTCGAGATTTTAAAGAATTTGTTGATTATAATAAATAA
- a CDS encoding glycosyltransferase family 2 protein, which translates to MILLSVHLITFNNEKHIEETLQSILKQKVSFDYEIIIGDDCSTDKTLNIINRYKSNYPHLFNIKRNEAQLGILKNFKTTLDRCKGQFVFDIAGDDVLKHEDALQKMVDTLKKNSKLGFVDAGYDRLNDKNKRITPFINKKLINVSKNEYKEAILLGQIVPISHCYNKKLLYKHVSFESYIDMNLTIDDYPILVDMIMHTDFQRINEALVTYRVHDDSYSHKKTFESHFFLNNQMKILFDYFSKKYNYSENIIKKFHINSYKELLFFAGYFEKKELGKEVFKKLKSKSVKDYVHYYASQNSFFRRLISIL; encoded by the coding sequence ATGATCCTTTTATCTGTTCACTTAATAACTTTTAATAATGAAAAGCATATTGAAGAAACGCTACAATCTATCTTAAAACAAAAAGTCAGTTTTGATTATGAAATTATTATTGGGGATGATTGCTCTACAGATAAAACTTTAAACATTATTAATCGATACAAATCAAATTATCCACATCTTTTCAATATAAAGCGTAACGAAGCACAACTTGGTATTTTAAAAAACTTTAAAACAACACTTGATAGATGTAAAGGACAATTTGTTTTTGATATTGCAGGTGACGATGTATTAAAACATGAGGATGCTCTTCAAAAAATGGTAGACACCCTGAAAAAGAACTCTAAACTTGGCTTTGTTGATGCTGGATATGACAGGTTAAATGATAAGAATAAACGTATTACTCCTTTTATAAACAAAAAACTAATTAACGTATCTAAAAATGAATATAAAGAAGCTATTTTATTAGGGCAAATAGTACCCATAAGTCATTGTTACAATAAAAAACTTCTTTATAAACATGTGAGTTTTGAATCTTATATAGACATGAACTTAACTATTGATGACTACCCTATACTTGTAGATATGATTATGCATACCGACTTTCAACGAATCAATGAAGCCTTAGTAACTTATAGAGTTCATGATGATTCGTATTCACATAAAAAGACTTTCGAAAGTCACTTTTTTCTAAACAATCAAATGAAGATTTTATTTGATTACTTCTCAAAAAAATATAATTATTCAGAAAATATTATAAAAAAATTTCATATCAATTCTTATAAAGAGCTTCTATTTTTTGCAGGCTATTTTGAAAAAAAAGAACTTGGGAAAGAGGTATTCAAAAAGTTAAAATCAAAAAGTGTTAAAGATTATGTACACTATTACGCTAGTCAAAATTCATTTTTCAGAAGGCTAATTTCAATTTTATAA
- a CDS encoding glycosyltransferase: protein MNKKKIALVGYRLNRGGAERVAAILSVFFHKKGLDVHHIIVIDDIAYPYSGTVANLGKLKNKSNGVFNKIKRLVALRKYLNEHNFDFIIDFRFRIKPIQELLVARFVYKAKTIFTVHSAKLDSYMPDQTFLTKWMYANSFKVVSITQDMQRMIEKKHGLENVITIYNPINIQEVKEKASTEISLDFEYIIGVGQYDTDVKQFDKLIYAYSKSILPNKNIALVILGEGSKKEALINIAQQNGVANLVHFLGFKNNPYKYIKRAKFFVLSSSHEGMPMVMLEALACGTPAVSFNCKTGPNEIIIDKENGLLVEDQNIDSLTNSMNLFISDNELYKRCKSQALSSVERFSLERIGKQWLELMNIDKTC, encoded by the coding sequence TTGAATAAAAAAAAGATAGCTTTAGTAGGGTATAGGTTAAATAGAGGAGGGGCCGAACGTGTTGCTGCTATTTTATCTGTTTTTTTTCATAAAAAAGGTTTAGATGTTCATCATATTATAGTGATTGATGATATTGCTTACCCTTATTCCGGAACGGTTGCAAACTTAGGAAAGTTAAAAAACAAATCGAATGGCGTTTTTAATAAAATTAAGCGTTTAGTAGCTCTAAGAAAGTATTTGAATGAACATAATTTTGATTTTATAATTGATTTTAGATTTCGAATCAAGCCTATTCAAGAATTATTAGTTGCTAGATTTGTGTATAAAGCTAAAACTATTTTTACAGTGCATAGTGCTAAATTGGACAGCTATATGCCGGACCAGACATTTTTAACAAAATGGATGTATGCAAATTCATTTAAAGTGGTCTCCATAACACAAGACATGCAGAGAATGATTGAAAAAAAGCACGGTTTGGAAAATGTCATAACTATTTATAACCCAATAAATATTCAGGAAGTAAAAGAAAAAGCATCTACGGAAATTTCTTTAGATTTTGAGTATATAATTGGTGTAGGACAGTATGATACAGATGTTAAGCAATTTGATAAGCTTATATATGCTTACTCTAAATCGATACTTCCCAATAAAAATATCGCTTTAGTTATTCTTGGAGAAGGATCTAAAAAAGAGGCATTAATAAATATAGCTCAACAAAACGGAGTCGCTAACTTAGTTCATTTTTTAGGCTTCAAAAATAACCCATATAAGTATATAAAAAGAGCAAAGTTTTTTGTCTTATCAAGCTCGCATGAAGGGATGCCTATGGTTATGTTAGAAGCATTGGCTTGCGGAACACCTGCTGTATCCTTTAACTGTAAAACGGGACCAAATGAAATTATTATTGATAAAGAAAATGGATTATTGGTTGAAGATCAAAATATCGATAGCTTAACAAATTCTATGAATTTGTTTATTTCCGATAATGAATTGTATAAAAGATGTAAATCTCAAGCTTTATCTAGTGTTGAAAGATTTTCATTGGAACGAATAGGAAAACAATGGTTAGAATTAATGAATATTGATAAAACGTGCTAA